The Centroberyx gerrardi isolate f3 chromosome 13, fCenGer3.hap1.cur.20231027, whole genome shotgun sequence genome contains the following window.
CCGACAATGAAAACTCTTGCAAGGTAGCGAACATTATTGTAGCTAATTGCTAACGTTTTTATGTTGCCTGGAAATAACTGTGCAGCAAACCTTCCAGCCGCCGAACTATATTAGTGTCGGTATCAATTCAAAAACTAGCTTGCTACATAGTTAAGTCAGTTAGCTGTGAAGTCCAGACAAACATGACATCCTCAATGGTAGTCCCAGTCATCGACGTTCAGAATGATAACTTCAAAGAGCTGTGGCCTGCTATGGTGCTGGCCATCAAAACGTCTTCCTTCGTCGCAGTGGATACGGTAAGTGGCACTTTTTAGACAGCCGAGTGCTTGTCTTGTTCGTGACCATCATGTATGTCAAAGCACAACTAAAATTCAACTAAACATAATATAATTGGTGCCTTGTTTCAGGAGCTGAGTGGTCTTGGGAACAGGAGGTCCTTGCTGGCTGAGTGAGTAACATTACTGGTCATTacaactcactcactcactcactcactcactcagctcATACCAAGCCCTGTTTCAGGACTATGGTATCTGTAATGTAAGATGACATACTGGATATATGTATGTTTAAGTCCATTCTgagctctctctcactgtcacgTTTCAGATCTATAGAAGACCGTTACAAAGCCATATGCCATGCAGCTCGCTCTCGCTCCATCCTCTCCCTGGGAATCGCCTGCTACAAGAAACTGGACAACAAGGTATGATAAAGGATGCCACCTTTagaaaaacacagattccaaACAATTGTAGATCTATTTTGTTCTTTTGCttgcctgtcatgatgttagcacTGCCTATTCCACGTTGTTTGGCAGTCTTTATTGAATTGATAACTGTCATTCTTTATTGAATTGATAACTGTCATTCTAACTGGCATACAGATAGACAGGTAGAGTAACTGCATTTCCAATGAAGTGAGAACCTGACATCAGACTGCtttgatccctccttttattgaatattttcctgtctccctgcctctctctcacccctacTCCTCTcactatcctctctctctctcttcctatgtttctctgttttccccctcttcctccacctcctccttttatcccccccccccccccccctcctccctccctagGATGCAGACACGTACCTGGTCCAGGTGTATAACCTCACCCTGCTGTGTTCAGAGGAGTACATAATAGAGCCTCAGTCAGTCCAGTTCCTGGTGCAGCATGGGTTTGACTTCAACAAGCAGTACGCCCAGGGAGTCCCTTACTGCAAGGGCAATAATAAGgtgaagagacacacacacacacagggtgtctgcaggttctGAAATGGTCTTAAAGTGTGGCGAGTTGGACAGTTATCAATATATAAATAACCAAATAAGTACAGTAGATGCCCCATCATAACTTATATcaattgtaaaaaaacaaacaaacaaacaaattcaattgaaaagaaacacaaaaaggtAATTTGAGGCAACATAATGTGAAAACTAGGTGAGAATATATAGGTGATTATGCAAGTGTTCTTAGAGTGAATCTCAGTCAATGTTTTCAAAATGGCtaaaaatgattaattgattattCAGTGTCTAAATTCTGCTAAATGATATAATAAACAGTGTGAAAGACGCTTTTGAATTCAGTCAGTTGTTACATTGTTCTGTCAGACTACTTGCAGTTTTAAAAAGTTACCTGTAAGCTATCCAAGCTACAAACTGGGCTACATTTGCAACCTTGGACGATTTTTTACAAAGCTGCATTTTGTCCCAAGTGTGTAAATATTGGTGCCAATCCAGTAAGTGTTTGATTGTGCTAAATGCATACAATGATGTGGCATCACAAGACAATAGCCACCTGATGGTACAGTGCACACATAACATAGGACAAGGCTGGATGTCTGACCTCTagctcttttttctctctcctcttcctctctcccctctctcctctgctctccaggCAGGATCAGACAACCAGGGCGTCAGCATCCGGGCGTTATTCACCGAGCTGCTGCGTGCCAGGAAACCCCTGGTGCTGCACAACGGCCTCATCGACATGGCCTTCCTCTACCAGGTCAGTATTACCTTTGCCCTTCCATGTCATGTTCTGCTCAGTTTGATTTCAAGTGGATTTCACAAGTATACTTGACACAAGAAAAGTAGGTAAATACAGAGTCCtaatttttgtctttctctgtttagTGTGTATCATTTCCTGTAGTTAAGAGAAGAGAGTGTACACTGCGTTAAAAATCcgcacaatatatactgtacatatttttattaatttgattGATGTCTCTTCTGCCAGTGTTTCTATGCCCATCTGCCTGAGCGCCTGGCCACCTTCACAGCTGACCTGTCTGAGATGTTTCCTGCTGGCGTCTACGATACCAAATACGCCACCGAGTTCGAGCTCCGCCTCACCGCCTCCTACCTGGAGTATGCCTATAAGAAATGGTGCGTATTGGTTACTTATACACTAGATTTAGTGTAAGAATAAGAGAACTGGTGTTGCTAAGAGTTGGTATGATGGGGGCTTTGCTGGTGTGAGCCAGCAGCTCAATGACGAGGCTGCATTCAAATATCCATAAACACATACAGCCCATCTGGTTACAGGCGGTTTACTGGCCACACTGTAAAATATacccatcttaacaagtaatttaatctaggattgagtcttaaaatcttatttttatgaaaacaaattaaaaaatctgACTTGTGAcctgtttcaagatattgaaacTTATTTCTGGAAAATCCCTGAAAGAAGTGTAACtgcatcaggaaaaaaaaataaaaaattaactcactgcattggcagaatttttttcagtttatgaGCCAAgaccacacatatacacaccttTGCTGTATCACCGAagttctctttcctttccctctctccgtccTCACGACTTCTCCCTGTCCTTACAGCAAGTTGGATAACAGTCGCAGTGTGGCGTCTGGAGGGACCGGACCTCACGTCCATGTAGACTTCTGTCAGTATGCCGGTCAGATGTCCAGGTATGTGGACTACAGAGCGTGTCCGGCTGTGGCCTTTCATGAGGGACAAGCTGACAGCGTCTGCCAGCGCTTCTCTGTGAGTTTTAACACAAactaaatcacttttttttctcacttacTAGAATTCTGCCTACTCAGATTGAGGGCCATGAAGTGAAAATGCTCACAAACTGGGGTCAGAGAACAATCAAGTGTCCTTGAGTGGGTTCCAGGATTTAATTTCAACatgatatatactgtagttatAGAATAGTTTAACTTCACTAtggtttaaagctgcacaaggcaagatttACATGTAAAAATACTCATCTTAAAAGTTTAaatctgggtaatgaagtccttcaagctttgaaaaattcaaacagttatctccagctgccacttggggccgccaaagtgtgaagttgcctagtgcagcttttattcactagaaattattccaataagagaatgtataagaatgactactgtaatcataggtttcactcttaCCACTATAGACAACTAATAGAATTCCACACCAaaccaacagcagcaaaaatcCCTGGGACAATATCTTATCAAATGCTGGACTGTGGCCCTAATATAatatgtgtctatttgggggtccatgacatgaaaacatttaaaaacctCTGGCTTTAAGGACCAAAGGACTATTACTACCACCAGTTGACACCAGTAGAAAAGCACTGGTGACTTTTACATACACACCTATAGTCCATTTCTTCCCAATTGTGTCAATGCCAATATCTAACAGCACTGACAAGCCAACtagactgtatgtgtgtatgtgaaagtcATCAATGCTTCTCTATGAATGGCAACCACTGTTGGTTAGCCAAAAGGAAAATGATTTAGGTGCCATCCTTTGACAGAAAGTTTGTGTAGAGAGATCACT
Protein-coding sequences here:
- the toe1 gene encoding target of EGR1 protein 1, with translation MTSSMVVPVIDVQNDNFKELWPAMVLAIKTSSFVAVDTELSGLGNRRSLLAESIEDRYKAICHAARSRSILSLGIACYKKLDNKDADTYLVQVYNLTLLCSEEYIIEPQSVQFLVQHGFDFNKQYAQGVPYCKGNNKAGSDNQGVSIRALFTELLRARKPLVLHNGLIDMAFLYQCFYAHLPERLATFTADLSEMFPAGVYDTKYATEFELRLTASYLEYAYKKCKLDNSRSVASGGTGPHVHVDFCQYAGQMSRYVDYRACPAVAFHEGQADSVCQRFSAFGWCPNGSQCPLSHDTDLIILQDEKGQEDKRSRRKRKRDKKRGGGGQEKDASSIFEGAPENKISHMELDPEGAPEHHQGATAEPCPESEPPPGPQQADRPPVTAGALPEAECVKTDSEGNGVCEDSATKAKRKKLETGTHRAGFDAFMTGYIFAYACSLAKKRGGEERKQEEEEESWLPECLNKVYLSGKAAPLHIVKSTFSKSSKAHVQKMEAVWGKSVACTLADRAQQGNM